The Thalassotalea nanhaiensis genome has a window encoding:
- the recG gene encoding ATP-dependent DNA helicase RecG: MSTALREGLHNLASTPVTVLKGVGPSIATKLEKLGLYTLQDVLFHLPLRYEDRTRVYRIRDLMPGLHTSVIGEVVDSQVSMGRRRMLLVKINDGSGELTLRFFHFSAAQKNNLSKGTQVRCFGEIQRGGRGFEIIHPEYKPVDSTANIVQVEETLTPVYPTTDGLRQISLRNICDQALLRLQRGNIEELLPDNFFAEPISLSQAIKLIHRPPPDVSITLIEEGRHPAQLRLIKEELLAHNLSMLKLRQSSDKHPSIPLTIDKELEQKFLQSLPFSPTNAQQRVVKELREDLAKELPMMRLVQGDVGSGKTLVAGLAALTAIGQGYQVALMAPTEILAEQHAINFANWFSPLGIQVGWLASKSKAKIKQHALAAISDGSMQMVIGTHALFQEQVVFNNMTLLIIDEQHKFGVHQRLSLREKGKIGDCYPHQLIMTATPIPRTLAMTAYADLDTSVIDELPPGRTPIKTVAVADIRRDDVIERVKHNCLNEQRQAYWVCTLIEESEVLECQAAEDTAAYLQQQLGELKVGLVHGRMKADEKQAVMDEFKAGNIDLLVATTVIEVGVDVPNASLMIIENPERLGLAQLHQLRGRVGRGSVASHCVLMYKSPLSKTATKRLGVLRESNDGFLIAERDLEIRGPGELLGTKQTGLADLKIADLVRDGELIPEVQQQAYLLWRQFPEKAEALIKRWLANKEKYSNA, from the coding sequence ATGAGCACGGCGTTACGCGAAGGACTGCATAACCTAGCAAGCACTCCGGTAACTGTACTAAAAGGTGTAGGTCCGAGTATTGCCACCAAACTAGAAAAGCTTGGTCTGTATACCCTACAAGATGTGCTTTTTCACTTACCACTTAGATATGAAGACAGGACCCGGGTTTATCGTATTCGCGATTTGATGCCCGGCTTGCACACCAGTGTAATTGGCGAAGTAGTAGACAGTCAGGTGTCTATGGGCCGCAGACGAATGTTATTGGTTAAGATCAATGATGGCAGCGGCGAACTCACCTTACGTTTTTTTCATTTCTCGGCCGCACAAAAAAACAACCTCAGCAAAGGTACGCAAGTTCGCTGTTTTGGTGAAATTCAACGTGGTGGTCGCGGTTTTGAAATCATTCACCCTGAATATAAACCCGTCGATAGTACCGCTAACATTGTGCAAGTGGAAGAAACATTAACCCCGGTATATCCAACCACTGATGGCTTAAGGCAAATTAGCTTACGTAATATATGCGACCAGGCATTATTGCGCCTACAGCGGGGAAATATTGAAGAGTTGTTACCAGATAACTTTTTTGCAGAGCCTATCAGCCTGAGTCAAGCGATCAAACTTATTCACCGTCCACCGCCTGATGTTTCTATTACTTTGATTGAAGAAGGCAGACATCCGGCACAATTGCGACTGATTAAAGAAGAGCTGTTAGCACATAATTTAAGTATGCTAAAGCTGCGTCAATCCAGTGATAAACACCCGTCTATTCCACTTACTATAGATAAAGAGTTGGAGCAAAAGTTTCTGCAAAGCTTGCCATTTTCACCAACGAATGCACAGCAGCGAGTAGTGAAAGAATTAAGGGAAGATCTTGCTAAAGAACTGCCCATGATGCGTCTGGTACAAGGCGATGTTGGCTCAGGTAAAACCCTAGTTGCAGGCTTGGCAGCACTAACCGCAATTGGCCAAGGCTATCAAGTAGCCTTAATGGCGCCTACGGAAATTTTAGCCGAACAACACGCCATTAATTTTGCCAATTGGTTTTCTCCACTAGGTATTCAAGTGGGTTGGCTGGCAAGTAAAAGCAAGGCGAAAATAAAACAACATGCCCTTGCAGCAATTAGCGACGGCAGCATGCAAATGGTTATAGGGACGCATGCACTTTTTCAAGAGCAGGTAGTATTCAACAATATGACTTTGTTGATCATTGATGAACAGCATAAATTTGGCGTACATCAACGCTTATCATTGCGTGAAAAAGGCAAAATTGGTGATTGTTACCCACACCAACTAATTATGACTGCAACCCCGATCCCAAGAACACTGGCAATGACTGCCTATGCCGATTTAGACACCTCTGTAATTGATGAGCTACCTCCGGGCAGAACTCCAATTAAAACCGTTGCAGTTGCCGACATTCGCCGTGACGATGTTATAGAGAGAGTAAAACATAATTGTTTAAATGAGCAACGCCAAGCGTATTGGGTATGTACCCTAATTGAAGAGTCAGAAGTGCTCGAATGCCAAGCAGCAGAAGACACCGCAGCATATTTGCAGCAACAATTAGGTGAACTGAAAGTAGGCCTGGTTCATGGCAGAATGAAAGCCGATGAAAAGCAAGCAGTGATGGACGAGTTCAAAGCCGGCAATATTGATCTGTTGGTTGCAACAACCGTAATTGAAGTTGGCGTCGACGTTCCTAATGCCAGTTTGATGATAATAGAGAATCCTGAGCGCTTAGGCCTGGCGCAATTACACCAGTTACGCGGCCGGGTTGGTCGTGGCTCAGTAGCTTCACATTGCGTGTTAATGTATAAAAGTCCGTTATCTAAAACAGCAACCAAACGGCTTGGCGTGTTACGAGAGTCTAATGATGGCTTTTTAATTGCCGAACGTGATCTTGAAATACGAGGGCCAGGAGAATTGCTCGGCACTAAGCAAACTGGCTTAGCTGATTTAAAAATTGCCGACTTGGTTCGAGATGGTGAACTTATCCCTGAAGTTCAACAACAAGCTTATTTGCTCTGGCGCCAATTTCCTGAAAAAGCGGAAGCTCTGATAAAGCGCTGGCTAGCCAATAAAGAAAAGTATTCAAACGCCTAA
- the ubiE gene encoding bifunctional demethylmenaquinone methyltransferase/2-methoxy-6-polyprenyl-1,4-benzoquinol methylase UbiE: protein MSTEEKDTTHFGYKTVKTDDKETMVASVFHSVAKQYDVMNDLMSFGVHRLWKRFTIDASGVRPGNSILDLAGGTGDLTAKFSKLTGPQGKVILADINSSMLNVGRDKLRDLGIVGNVDYVQANAEALPFDDNSFDIVTIAFGLRNVTDKDKALRSIYRVLKPGGRLLVLEFSKPEHDLLNKAYDFYSFNILPKMGELVAKDGESYQYLAESIRMHPDQETLKSMMEEAGFEQTTYHNLTGGIVALHKGYKF from the coding sequence ATGAGCACTGAAGAAAAAGATACTACTCACTTTGGTTATAAAACCGTAAAAACTGATGATAAAGAAACTATGGTTGCCAGTGTTTTTCACTCAGTTGCTAAGCAATACGATGTTATGAATGATCTTATGTCATTTGGCGTACATCGTTTATGGAAAAGATTTACCATTGATGCAAGCGGGGTTCGTCCTGGCAATAGCATTTTAGATTTAGCCGGTGGTACAGGTGACTTAACCGCTAAATTTTCAAAACTTACTGGCCCGCAAGGCAAAGTAATTTTAGCCGATATTAACTCTTCAATGCTGAATGTTGGTCGTGATAAATTGCGCGATTTGGGCATAGTGGGCAATGTTGATTACGTACAAGCCAATGCTGAAGCGCTACCTTTTGACGATAACAGTTTTGATATTGTCACTATTGCTTTTGGTCTTCGTAATGTAACCGATAAAGATAAAGCGCTTCGTTCAATTTATCGTGTGTTAAAACCGGGTGGTCGCTTACTGGTGTTAGAATTCTCTAAACCTGAACATGATTTACTCAATAAAGCCTACGACTTTTATTCATTTAACATTCTACCTAAAATGGGTGAGTTAGTTGCAAAAGATGGTGAGAGCTACCAATACTTAGCCGAATCAATTCGTATGCATCCTGATCAAGAAACATTAAAGTCGATGATGGAAGAAGCCGGGTTTGAACAAACAACGTACCACAATTTAACCGGTGGTATTGTCGCCTTACATAAAGGTTATAAGTTTTAG
- a CDS encoding ubiquinone biosynthesis accessory factor UbiJ: MDIEQLLPKQLFTALLEMIINKALSLDPKINNALAKVNNKSLTLLLSELGFPITIQVHQHEVTVLASKLSTDCVIQTSIKALPKLAQPELLTSLIKTGELDIIGDPKLAQQFASIGEQLDIDWEQQIASRVGDVPAFKLGQLNKTVLDKLHFANQQIGQDASEYLLHEQRILVSETELKQFNQQVDDVTQAVDNLVDRLTTLTNTL; encoded by the coding sequence ATGGATATTGAGCAATTGCTACCCAAGCAACTATTTACCGCTTTGTTAGAGATGATCATTAACAAAGCGCTTAGCTTAGATCCAAAGATTAATAACGCCTTAGCCAAGGTGAATAATAAAAGCCTAACCTTATTATTGTCTGAACTTGGCTTTCCAATAACCATTCAAGTTCATCAGCATGAAGTAACCGTTTTAGCCAGTAAGCTATCAACAGACTGTGTCATTCAAACCAGCATTAAAGCGTTACCCAAATTAGCTCAACCAGAACTGTTAACATCACTGATTAAAACCGGTGAACTAGACATTATTGGCGATCCTAAGCTGGCACAACAGTTTGCCAGCATTGGTGAACAATTGGATATTGACTGGGAACAGCAAATTGCCAGCAGAGTTGGCGATGTGCCAGCATTTAAATTAGGCCAACTAAATAAAACAGTATTGGATAAGTTACACTTCGCTAATCAACAAATTGGCCAAGATGCCAGTGAATACTTATTACACGAACAACGAATATTGGTTTCTGAAACTGAACTTAAGCAGTTTAACCAACAAGTTGACGATGTAACGCAAGCCGTTGATAACTTAGTAGATAGATTGACAACATTGACTAATACTTTATAA
- the ubiB gene encoding ubiquinone biosynthesis regulatory protein kinase UbiB translates to MRSKRLYQIVKTFLNYGLDELLPAHKKPFIAKVARHSLFWLRNKHKNEPIERRFRLAIETLGPVFIKFGQMLSTRRDLLSIELANELALLQDKVNAFDGEQAKAIIIDAIGEQAFQEHFSDFDTTPLASASIAQVHTATFTDTQSQEQQNVVIKVLRPGIEKIIHADLKVMQTFARLVTRFYSEGKRLRPVEVVNEYKKTILDELDLLRETANAIQLKRNFVNDKVLYVPEVHSEYCFKNVMVMERIYGIGVGEIEQLKANNVNLQLLAERGVEVFFTQVFRDSFFHADMHPGNVFVNATNPDDPTWIAIDCGIVGTLNKEDKRYLAENFVAFFNRDYRKVAQLHVDSGWVPVNTSVDEFEFAIRTVCEPIFEKPLSEISFGQVLVNLFNTARRFNMEVQPQLVLLQKTLLYIEGLGRQLYPQLDLWKTAKPFLEDWVKEQMAPKTLFNSVKSSFPFWAEKMPELPNLVYDYLKAGKESAIAQQTLLEELKLQQQRQHKRLRSAILASTLLLVATVLFIDQQHQFAALVLAPSAIFALLAFKK, encoded by the coding sequence GTGCGCAGTAAACGCCTTTATCAAATAGTAAAAACATTTCTAAATTACGGTTTAGATGAATTGTTGCCTGCACATAAAAAACCGTTTATCGCTAAAGTAGCTCGGCATAGTTTATTTTGGTTACGTAATAAGCATAAAAATGAACCCATTGAGCGACGTTTTCGCTTAGCGATTGAAACTCTCGGGCCAGTATTTATCAAATTTGGACAAATGCTTTCTACCCGACGCGACTTGCTATCAATTGAATTAGCCAACGAATTGGCTTTATTACAAGACAAAGTTAATGCCTTTGACGGTGAGCAAGCGAAAGCAATTATAATTGACGCTATCGGTGAACAAGCTTTCCAAGAGCATTTTAGTGATTTCGACACCACGCCATTAGCTTCCGCCTCAATCGCGCAAGTTCATACTGCTACTTTTACTGACACACAGTCACAAGAGCAACAAAACGTAGTCATCAAAGTTTTACGTCCTGGTATTGAAAAAATCATTCATGCCGATCTAAAGGTAATGCAAACGTTCGCACGTTTAGTCACCCGTTTTTATAGTGAAGGTAAGCGACTTCGTCCTGTAGAAGTTGTCAATGAATATAAAAAAACCATTCTTGATGAGCTGGATTTATTACGCGAAACAGCGAATGCGATTCAACTTAAACGCAACTTTGTTAACGACAAAGTATTGTATGTTCCAGAAGTACACAGCGAATATTGTTTTAAAAACGTTATGGTTATGGAGCGTATTTATGGCATTGGCGTTGGTGAAATTGAACAGTTAAAAGCAAATAATGTTAATTTGCAGCTGCTCGCCGAGCGTGGCGTTGAAGTGTTTTTTACGCAAGTATTTCGTGATAGTTTTTTCCATGCAGATATGCATCCTGGCAATGTATTTGTGAACGCAACCAACCCAGATGACCCTACTTGGATAGCGATTGATTGCGGAATAGTCGGAACGCTAAACAAAGAAGATAAACGATATTTAGCAGAAAATTTTGTCGCCTTTTTTAACCGTGATTACCGTAAAGTTGCACAATTACACGTTGATTCGGGTTGGGTTCCTGTTAATACCAGTGTTGACGAATTTGAATTTGCCATACGTACCGTTTGTGAGCCTATTTTTGAAAAGCCTTTATCTGAAATTTCTTTTGGCCAAGTATTGGTTAACTTATTTAATACTGCTCGTCGCTTTAATATGGAAGTACAACCACAGTTGGTATTATTACAAAAAACGTTACTTTATATAGAGGGCTTAGGCCGACAACTATACCCACAGTTAGACTTATGGAAAACGGCAAAACCATTTCTAGAAGACTGGGTTAAAGAGCAAATGGCACCAAAAACACTGTTTAATTCAGTGAAAAGCAGCTTTCCATTTTGGGCTGAAAAAATGCCTGAATTACCCAACTTAGTCTATGACTATTTAAAAGCCGGTAAAGAAAGCGCTATCGCTCAACAAACCTTGTTGGAAGAATTAAAACTGCAACAGCAAAGGCAACATAAACGCCTGCGTTCGGCAATATTGGCAAGCACTTTACTGCTTGTTGCTACAGTGCTTTTTATTGATCAACAACATCAATTTGCAGCACTGGTATTAGCCCCTAGCGCTATTTTTGCATTGCTAGCTTTTAAGAAATAG
- the tatA gene encoding Sec-independent protein translocase subunit TatA, whose product MGGISIWQLLIIFAIIILLFGTKKLRNIGGDLGSAVKGFKKAVSDEKEEAKEPEKLSETSQKSEEAPVTKAETKEKDQA is encoded by the coding sequence ATGGGCGGCATTAGCATTTGGCAATTATTGATCATTTTTGCAATTATCATTTTATTATTTGGTACTAAAAAATTACGAAATATTGGTGGTGATCTAGGCTCTGCAGTTAAAGGTTTTAAAAAAGCGGTCAGCGATGAAAAAGAAGAAGCTAAAGAACCTGAAAAGTTAAGCGAAACATCACAAAAAAGTGAAGAAGCTCCTGTTACAAAAGCAGAAACTAAAGAAAAAGATCAGGCGTAA
- the tatB gene encoding Sec-independent protein translocase protein TatB, with product MFDIGFWELTVIAVMGLIVLGPERLPTAIRSIRGWIKNIKQFSSSVQTELKEELRIHELHENLKKAEQQGLKDLAPELQESVDSLKAAAQEATRPYAKDSDDTKLNDRATTHKPESDVNNDK from the coding sequence ATGTTTGATATTGGTTTTTGGGAACTAACAGTAATTGCCGTTATGGGCTTAATTGTACTTGGGCCTGAACGTTTACCAACAGCAATACGCAGTATTAGAGGCTGGATTAAAAACATAAAACAGTTTAGCAGCAGTGTTCAAACTGAGCTCAAAGAAGAACTGCGTATTCACGAGTTACATGAAAATTTAAAAAAAGCAGAACAGCAAGGCTTAAAAGATTTAGCGCCTGAACTGCAAGAATCTGTAGATAGCTTAAAAGCAGCGGCACAAGAAGCTACAAGACCTTATGCTAAAGATTCAGACGATACAAAATTAAATGATCGTGCAACCACCCACAAACCAGAAAGTGATGTAAACAATGACAAATGA
- the tatC gene encoding twin-arginine translocase subunit TatC, whose product MTNDANTGASSLFEHLLELRSRLLAIVLSILLIFISLAYFAQDIYQYLALPLLEVMPDGSNMIATDVASPFFAPFKLTLVVSIFAAMPYILYQVWSFIAPGLYQNEKRLVAPLLFGSSLLFYGGIAFAYFIVFPLAFAFFSSVAPEGVTIATDISSYLDFVLKLFFAFGAAFEIPIAIILMCWTGFTTPAKLREKRPYVIVGVFVVGMLLTPPDIISQTLLAIPMWLLFELGVIFASFYTNNSDEDEQQNEQANDV is encoded by the coding sequence ATGACAAATGATGCCAATACTGGCGCGTCCTCTTTATTTGAACATTTATTAGAGCTACGTAGTCGTTTACTCGCGATAGTACTTAGTATTTTATTGATATTCATTTCTCTGGCTTATTTTGCTCAAGATATTTATCAATACTTGGCACTACCATTGTTGGAGGTAATGCCCGACGGTAGCAATATGATTGCAACAGATGTTGCCTCGCCATTTTTTGCCCCATTCAAACTAACATTAGTAGTCTCTATTTTTGCCGCAATGCCTTACATTTTGTATCAAGTTTGGAGCTTTATTGCTCCAGGGTTATATCAAAATGAAAAACGTTTGGTAGCACCATTATTGTTTGGCTCCAGTTTACTGTTTTATGGTGGTATTGCCTTTGCTTACTTTATTGTATTTCCGCTGGCATTTGCTTTTTTTAGCAGCGTAGCTCCTGAAGGGGTAACAATAGCAACGGATATATCAAGCTACCTGGATTTTGTGTTAAAGTTATTTTTTGCATTTGGTGCCGCTTTTGAAATTCCAATAGCCATTATTTTGATGTGTTGGACCGGTTTCACCACCCCAGCAAAATTAAGAGAAAAACGTCCCTACGTTATTGTCGGAGTATTTGTTGTCGGCATGTTATTAACTCCTCCAGATATTATTTCTCAAACGTTATTAGCAATTCCGATGTGGCTATTATTTGAACTAGGCGTGATTTTCGCTTCTTTTTATACAAATAACAGCGATGAAGATGAACAACAGAATGAGCAAGCAAACGATGTTTAA
- a CDS encoding TatD family hydrolase, whose protein sequence is MLIDIGVNLTNSRFDKDRDDVILQAQLAGVENLLITGTNVLESQQALDICQQHSHLYCTAGVHPHDADNVSENYLDELTALAHHEQVKAIGECGLDFNRNFSTPDNQQRVFREQLALAKKLSMPVFLHQRDAFNTWQAILNEELNHIPGGVSHCFTGNLTELKACLDMGLYIGITGWICDERRGQELFDIAKYIPLDRIMVETDAPYLTPRNLRPKPKSSRNEPKYLPYVVRTLASAMKVDEDELINCSSTNAKQLFKLAG, encoded by the coding sequence TTGTTGATTGATATTGGTGTTAACCTTACCAACTCTCGCTTTGATAAAGACAGAGATGATGTCATATTGCAGGCGCAATTAGCGGGGGTAGAAAATCTACTGATTACTGGCACCAATGTGTTGGAAAGCCAACAAGCATTAGATATTTGTCAGCAACACAGCCACCTATATTGCACTGCAGGCGTTCATCCGCATGATGCAGATAATGTTAGCGAAAATTATTTAGATGAGTTAACTGCTCTAGCCCATCATGAGCAGGTTAAAGCGATTGGTGAATGTGGCTTAGATTTTAATCGCAACTTTTCAACACCTGACAATCAGCAGCGCGTATTTAGAGAGCAGTTAGCGCTTGCTAAAAAATTATCAATGCCAGTGTTTTTGCATCAACGCGATGCCTTCAATACTTGGCAAGCTATTTTAAACGAAGAGTTAAATCATATTCCCGGCGGTGTAAGCCACTGCTTTACCGGCAATCTAACCGAATTAAAGGCGTGTTTAGACATGGGGCTCTATATTGGTATCACCGGATGGATTTGTGATGAGCGTCGCGGACAAGAGCTATTTGATATCGCTAAATACATTCCTTTAGACCGAATTATGGTTGAAACAGATGCTCCTTATTTAACCCCGAGAAATTTACGACCAAAGCCGAAAAGTAGCCGTAACGAACCAAAATATTTACCTTATGTTGTTCGCACATTAGCGAGTGCTATGAAGGTAGATGAAGATGAATTAATAAATTGTTCCAGCACAAATGCAAAGCAACTATTTAAGCTTGCTGGATAG
- the hemB gene encoding porphobilinogen synthase, whose amino-acid sequence MNNNNQFGQYPARRLRRMRKDDFSRRLMAENQLTVNDLIYPVFVLEGENQVEKIASMPGVERKSIDLLLEEAAELVELGIPAIALFPVTPMDKKSLLAEEAFNDDGLAQRAVRALKENFPDLGVITDVALDPFTTHGQDGIIDDEGYVLNEVTKEILVKQALSHAKAGADIVAPSDMMDGRVGAIREELENQGYVNTKILAYSAKYASNYYGPFRDAVGSASNIKGGNKHSYQMDPANSDEALHEIAQDIYEGADMVMVKPGMPYLDIVRRVKDNFQVPTYAYQVSGEYAMHMAAIQNGWLAEKPCVMEGLLAFKRAGADGILTYFAKQVARWLKES is encoded by the coding sequence ATGAATAACAATAATCAATTTGGCCAATACCCAGCTCGACGTTTACGCCGCATGCGTAAAGATGATTTTTCGCGCCGTCTGATGGCAGAAAATCAATTAACCGTTAATGATTTGATTTATCCGGTATTTGTTTTAGAGGGTGAGAATCAAGTCGAAAAAATTGCTTCAATGCCTGGTGTTGAGCGAAAGAGTATCGACCTTTTACTCGAAGAAGCAGCTGAATTGGTTGAATTAGGTATTCCGGCAATTGCCCTATTTCCGGTTACCCCTATGGATAAAAAATCATTATTAGCTGAAGAAGCATTTAATGATGATGGCTTAGCTCAACGAGCAGTCAGAGCGTTAAAAGAAAACTTTCCTGATCTCGGCGTCATCACCGATGTTGCACTAGACCCATTTACCACCCATGGTCAAGATGGAATTATTGATGATGAAGGCTATGTATTAAACGAAGTCACCAAAGAAATTCTAGTTAAACAGGCGCTATCTCATGCAAAGGCTGGTGCTGATATCGTCGCGCCTTCAGACATGATGGATGGTAGAGTTGGAGCTATCCGCGAAGAGCTGGAAAATCAGGGTTATGTGAATACCAAAATACTTGCTTACTCAGCAAAGTATGCATCAAATTATTACGGTCCATTTAGGGATGCCGTAGGCTCTGCCAGTAACATCAAAGGTGGTAATAAGCATTCTTATCAAATGGATCCAGCTAATTCAGATGAAGCCTTACATGAAATTGCCCAAGACATTTATGAAGGGGCCGATATGGTGATGGTAAAACCTGGGATGCCATATTTAGATATTGTGCGTCGGGTAAAAGACAACTTTCAAGTACCGACTTACGCGTATCAAGTAAGTGGCGAATATGCCATGCATATGGCTGCAATACAAAATGGCTGGCTTGCTGAGAAACCATGCGTTATGGAAGGTTTATTAGCCTTTAAACGTGCCGGTGCAGATGGCATTTTAACCTACTTTGCTAAACAGGTAGCTCGTTGGTTAAAAGAGAGCTAA
- a CDS encoding DMT family transporter has protein sequence MVKRELNSTHTSFLSLHGAVILLALCALFAKWLTLPAIYIVVGRSLFAALALFIFCSFTAKRLNISKQLLLKLAVSGLLLAIHWWSFFHTIQISSVTLGLLTFACFPLFVGAISVILKWQEFKITTFLQALLCIIGIYLVVSTRPIDTINLSALGYGLFSALSFAVLTLFNKIVVKKNTAITVAFWQNLFAGIWLCPAFFIYQMLPSNDELMLIALLGIVFTAFAHSLLLHSLQLFSAFTVSLTLTLEPLYGIAAAWFFLDERLTMVMLIGATLIVVVNYWAGKEQVKTLTNKEPT, from the coding sequence TTGGTTAAAAGAGAGCTAAACAGTACTCACACGTCATTTTTATCTCTGCACGGGGCAGTAATATTACTTGCCCTGTGCGCATTATTTGCAAAATGGCTAACCTTGCCAGCGATTTATATTGTTGTTGGTAGAAGTTTATTTGCAGCCCTTGCCTTATTCATTTTTTGCAGCTTCACAGCTAAACGTCTCAATATATCAAAACAATTATTATTAAAGCTTGCGGTCAGTGGATTGTTACTTGCCATACATTGGTGGAGCTTTTTTCATACGATACAAATTAGTAGTGTAACGCTGGGCTTATTAACCTTTGCCTGTTTTCCATTATTCGTCGGGGCAATCTCTGTCATATTAAAGTGGCAAGAATTTAAAATAACGACGTTTTTGCAAGCCCTACTGTGTATCATCGGAATTTACTTAGTGGTATCTACCCGACCAATAGACACTATTAACTTATCTGCATTGGGTTATGGTTTATTTTCGGCGCTCAGCTTTGCGGTACTAACATTGTTTAATAAAATTGTTGTTAAAAAGAATACCGCGATCACGGTTGCCTTTTGGCAAAATTTATTTGCCGGTATATGGCTTTGTCCGGCCTTTTTCATCTATCAAATGTTACCGTCTAATGATGAGCTAATGTTAATCGCTTTACTTGGAATTGTGTTCACCGCGTTCGCCCACAGTTTGTTACTGCATTCACTGCAGTTGTTCAGCGCGTTTACCGTCAGTCTAACGCTAACATTAGAGCCCTTATATGGTATTGCCGCTGCCTGGTTTTTTCTTGATGAGAGATTAACGATGGTAATGCTGATTGGTGCTACTTTAATAGTTGTTGTTAATTACTGGGCAGGAAAAGAGCAAGTTAAAACACTGACAAATAAAGAACCTACTTAG